The Mastomys coucha isolate ucsf_1 unplaced genomic scaffold, UCSF_Mcou_1 pScaffold14, whole genome shotgun sequence genome window below encodes:
- the Akain1 gene encoding A-kinase anchor protein inhibitor 1, producing MVFAPGEKPGNELEEVKLQNASKQIVQNAILQAVRQVSQESLRREGRPRDSRARGQLGGRELTKKHEKK from the coding sequence GTGAGAAGCCTGGGAACGAGCTGGAGGAGGTGAAGCTGCAGAATGCCAGCAAACAGATCGTTCAGAATGCCATCCTGCAAGCTGTGCGGCAAGTCTCCCAGGAGAGCCTGCGGAGGGAAGGCAGACCCCGTGACAGCAGGGCCCGGGGCCAGCTAGGAGGGCGCGAGCTGACcaagaaacatgaaaagaagTAA